The following coding sequences are from one Rutidosis leptorrhynchoides isolate AG116_Rl617_1_P2 unplaced genomic scaffold, CSIRO_AGI_Rlap_v1 contig87, whole genome shotgun sequence window:
- the LOC139885195 gene encoding UNC93-like protein 1 yields MTSYPPANRKGTYISIFWSIFNMGGVTGGLIPFILNYNRTEAVCVNDGTYIAYMCFMSAGTVISLGILPPDKVVRDDGSRCTRIKYPSAPTEAMEILKLFTNWKMLLIFPAAWASNFFYSYLFNNVNGVIFNMRTRGLNNVFYFGAQMIGSIGIGYVLDFSFKSRRMRGFVGIGVVALLGTGIWVGGLASQLTYSRDNIPEVKLDFKDSWSDFAGPFVLYFSYGLLDAMFQSMVYWVIGALADDSEILSRYSGFYRGVQSAGAAVAWQVDTRKVSFLSQLIVSWSLITISYPMLMLLVYLAVKDDKEPSGDDKQVSLPLPKENFPIIEDHWLPNHNFSPGIVDTLRSRSIGWVSQIIDHVNGCWNSARIFSLFIRELALQILRVPISLSQPDLLPGRGQRTTFSQNKARADGICTLPSASLIAARRFQADFLQATAFVQEVSTIHPQRTNRWLPPNQGAIIRDSSGNTLVCQSSFQPGFPDIAFAEASALLMEITLASSHGITQAIFESDSLMVVNDINSNSLSFLICRELICSIKQFATNFLSCHFVYVPRGYLLGVNNPYLLALMIPQVYFREDARRHEICSRASLKSSEQILDDIYKGRDYKVFSTI; encoded by the exons ATGACATCTTATCCGCCGGCAAATAGGAAAGGGACTTATATCTCTATCTTTTGGAGTATTTTTAATATGGGTGGCGTGACAGGAGGCCTAATTCCTTTTATTCTAAATTACAATAGAACTGAAGCCGTTTGCGTCAATGACGGCACTTATATCGCTTACATGTGCTTTATGTCAGCAGGGACTGTAATCTCCCTCGGCATTCTGCCGCCAGACAAAGTTGTCCGTGACGATGGCAGTAGATGCACACGGATAAAATATCCAAGTGCACCTACAGAAGCAATGGAGATTTTGAAATTGTTTACAAATTGGAAGATGCTGCTAATTTTCCCTGCTGCTTGGGCTAGCAATTTTTTCTATAGCTACCTATTTAACAATGTGAATGGTGTGATTTTCAACATGAGGACGAGAGGATTGAACAATGTGTTCTATTTCGGAGCTCAGATGATAGGTTCGATAGGAATTGGCTATGTATTGGATTTTAGCTTTAAGAGTCGTAGGATGAGAGGTTTTGTAGGAATTGGAGTTGTTGCTTTACTCGGGACTGGGATTTGGGTTGGTGGACTAGCAAGTCAACTAACCTACTCACGCGATAATATTCCTGAAGTGAAACTGGATTTTAAGGATTCCTGGTCGGATTTTGCGGGTCCTTTTGTATTGTATTTCAGTTATGGTTTACTAGATGCCATGTTTCAAAGTATGGTTTATTGGGTCATTGGAGCATTGGCTGATGATTCTGAGATTCTTAGCAG GTACAGTGGCTTTTACAGGGGAGTGCAAAGTGCAGGAGCAGCTGTTGCTTGGCAGGTTGATACCAGAAAAGTATCATTTTTGTCACAATTGATTGTGAGTTGGTCACTTATAACTATTAGCTACCCAATGTTGATGCTTCTTGTCTACTTGGCTGTAAAAGATGACAAGGAACCGTCCGGTGACGATAAACAAGTTTCTCTTCCGTTGCCAAAAGAAAACTTTCC GATCATTGAGGACCATTGGCTTCCAAACCATAATTTCTCGCCAGGGATTGTTGATACTCTGAGAAGTAGAAGCATCGGTTGGGTTTCGCAAATTATCGACCATGTTAATGGCTGCTGGAATTCTGCTCGTATTTTCTCCTTATTCATTAGAGAATTAGCCCTGCAAATTCTCCGAGTACCCATTTCGCTGTCACAGCCCGACCTTTTGCCTGGAAGGGGACAAAGAACAACATTTTCACA AAACAAAGCTAGAGCCGATGGAATCTGCACTCTACCATCAGCTTCCCTGATCGCAGCCAGAAGGTTTCAGGCTGATTTTTTGCAGGCCACTGCTTTCGTCCAAGAGGTCTCGACCATCCATCCCCAAAGAACAAATCGTTGGCTTCCCCCGAACCAAG GAGCTATTATTAGAGATTCATCCGGGAACACTCTGGTTTGCCAGTCTTCATTCCAACCAGGTTTTCCTGATATTGCTTTTGCTGAAGCGTCAGCTCTTTTAATGGAGATTACACTTGCTTCTTCTCATGGCATCACTCAAGCTATATTTGAATCTGATTCTCTTATGGTTGTCAATGATATTAATAGCAATAGCTTGAGTTTTTTGATTTGCAGGGAGCTGATTTGTAGTATTAAACAGTTTGCTACAAATTTTCTTTCGTGCCATTTTGTATATGTACCGAGAG GATATCTACTAGGGGTTAATAATCCATATTTGCTTGCCTTGATGATTCCACAAGTTTACTTCAG AGAAGATGCAAGGCGTCATGAGATATGCTCACGCGCTTCATTGAAGTCGAGTGAACAAATACTTGATGATATCTACAAGGGAAGAGACTACAAAGTTTTCTCCACCATTTAG
- the LOC139885201 gene encoding UNC93-like protein 1, giving the protein MGTQAEDDFTVKKNTEKEIENGVSIPNSRFRYNSPLVQVSLIGLVCFCCPGMFNALSGMGGGGQVDDTAANNANTALYTTFAVFGILGGGIYNILGPHLTLFAGCSTYVLYAGSFLYYNHYQKQAFAIVAGALLGVGAGLLWAGQGAIMTSYPPANRKGTYISLFWSIFNMGGVIGGLIPFILNYNRTKAVSVNDGTYIGFMCFMSAGTVISLAILPPSKVIRDDGSRCTRVKYSSPSIEAVEILKLFANWKMLLIVPAAWASNFFYSYQFNNVNGAIFNLRTRGLNNVFYWGAQMIGSIGIGYVLDFSFKSRRMRGFVGIGVVALLGTGIWAGGLANQLTYSRHDVPDVKLDFKESGSDFAGPFVLYFSYGLLDAMFQSMVYWVIGALADDSEILARYSGFYKGVQSAGAAVAWQLPNVAASRLLGCKR; this is encoded by the exons ATGGGGACCCAAGCAGAGGACGACTTCACTGTAAAGAAAAATACAGAGAAGGAGATTGAGAATGGAGTCTCCATCCCAAATTCAAGATTCCGTTACAACTCTCCACTAGTCCAAGTCAGCCTCATCGGTCTTGTCTGCTTCTGCTGTCCTGGAATGTTCAACGCCTTATCCGGGATGGGCGGTGGTGGTCAGGTCGACGACACCGCCGCAAACAACGCCAACACCGCCCTCTATACCACCTTTGCCGTCTTCGGGATCCTCGGCGGCGGAATCTACAACATCCTTGGACCCCACCTGACACTCTTCGCCGGTTGCAGCACTTATGTCCTCTACGCCGGCTCTTTCCTCTACTACAACCACTACCAAAAGCAGGCTTTCGCGATTGTCGCCGGAGCTCTCCTCGGAGTCGGGGCGGGTCTCTTATGGGCGGGTCAAGGTGCGATTATGACATCTTACCCGCCAGCGAATCGGAAAGGGACTTATATCTCCTTATTTTGGAGTATTTTTAACATGGGTGGTGTCATTGGTGGACTCATTCCTTTCATTCTTAATTATAACAGGACGAAAGCTGTTTCTGTCAATGACGGAACTTATATCGGATTCATGTGCTTTATGTCGGCCGGAACTGTCATTTCTCTGGCCATTCTTCCGCCCAGCAAGGTTATACGTGACGACGGAAGTAGATGCACTCGAGTAAAATACTCGAGTCCATCTATTGAGGCAGTGGAGATTCTGAAACTGTTCGCCAATTGGAAAATGTTGCTTATAGTCCCAGCTGCTTGGGCGAGCAATTTCTTCTACAGCTATCAATTCAACAATGTGAATGGCGCAATCTTTAATTTGAGGACAAGAGGACTCAACAATGTGTTCTATTGGGGAGCTCAGATGATCGGTTCGATCGGAATTGGCTATGTATTGGATTTTAGCTTCAAAAGTCGTCGGATGAGAGGTTTTGTTGGAATCGGAGTTGTTGCTTTGCTCGGGACAGGAATTTGGGCCGGTGGTCTTGCAAATCAACTTACTTATTCGCGTCATGATGTTCCTGATGTGAAATTGGATTTTAAGGAATCCGGGTCGGATTTTGCAGGTCCGTTTGTACTGTATTTCAGTTATGGTTTATTAGATGCCATGTTTCAAAGCATGGTTTACTGGGTCATTGGAGCATTGGCTGATGATTCCGAGATTCTAGCCAG GTATAGTGGATTTTACAAGGGAGTGCAAAGTGCAGGAGCAGCAGTAGCTTGGCAA CTACCCAATGTTGCTGCTTCTCGTCTTCTTGGCTGTAAAAGATGA
- the LOC139885198 gene encoding uncharacterized calcium-binding protein At1g02270-like has product MIRKRVSKIGSYAISSSQQQQQEACITCTTFNILAPIYKRINHNNCRESDYKAYWLARNHSILDSLLRERSSIICLQEFWVGNEELVNLYEKRLTAAGYLNFKLGRTNNRGDGLLIAVRKDYFRIVNYRELLFNDFGDRVAQLLHVELLAPYSQCRNNDIHREILIVNTHLLFPHDSTLCIVRLRQVYKILQYVESYQKENKLNPLPILLCGDWNGSKRGHIFKFLRSQGFVSSYDTAHRYTDSDAHKWVSHRNHRGNICGVDFIWLLNPNRYRKLLKTSWSEAVFGMFKYLLRRASLREEDAFAFLKADNDGDYVTYNDFCEALRQLNLTGHRHGLNDQETNELWLQADVDGNGILDYREFQQQIWNPLSSSERRDEYNGIKDDDDDDVKNAVPAQQTIGFSVKNAVLFPQEVEKGRWPEHYSLSDHARLTVVFSPIRMPCSDSIT; this is encoded by the exons ATGATAAGAAAGAG agttTCGAAAATAGGAAGTTACGCAATATcatcatcacaacaacaacaacaagaggcTTGTATTACTTGCACAACTTTCAACATCTTAGCCCCAATTTACAAACGGATTAATCACAACAATTGCCGCGAGAGCGATTACAAAGCCTATTGGCTAGCAAGGAATCATTCTATTCTCGATTCTTTGTTGCGAGAACGTTCTTCCATTATCTGCCTTCAG GAATTCTGGGTAGGCAATGAGGAACTTGTTAATTTGTATGAGAAGAGATTGACTGCTGCTGGTTATCTCAATTTTAAACTTGGACGAACCAATAATCGTGGTGATG GATTGTTGATTGCGGTGCGTAAGGACTACTTTAGAATCGTCAATTATAGGGAGTTGCTGTTCAATGATTTTGGGGACAGAGTTGCTCAATTGTTACATGTTGAATTACTTGCCCCTTATTCGCAATGCCGTAACAATGATATTCATCGAGAGATTCTGATTGTCAACACCCATTTGTTATTTCCTCATGATTCCACTCTTTGTATCGTCAGGCTTCGTCAA GTCTACAAGATTCTTCAGTATGTGGAATCATATCAGAAGGAGAACAAACTTAATCCATTACCAATCTTACTCTGCGG AGACTGGAATGGGAGCAAGCGTGgtcatattttcaagtttctaaggTCCCAAGGATTTGTATCGTCCTATGACACTGCTCATCGGTACACTGATTCGGATGCACACAAG TGGGTGAGCCATAGGAATCATCGAGGGAACATATGTGGTGTTGATTTCATATGGCTTCTGAATCCTAACAGATACAGGAAACTCCTAAAAACCAGTTGGAGTGAAGCAGTGTTTGGCATGTTCAAG TATTTATTGAGGAGAGCTTCACTCAGGGAAGAGGATGCATTTGCCTTCTTGAAAGCTGATAATGATGGTGATTATGTGACATACAATGACTTCTGTGAAGCACTTCGACAG CTTAATTTAACAGGCCATCGCCATGGACTGAATGATCAAGAGACAAATGAGTTGTGGCTGCAAGCGGATGTGGATGGAAATGGCATTCTTGATTACCGAGAATTTCAG CAGCAAATCTGGAATCCTCTGTCATCATCGGAGCGGAGGGATGAATATAATggaataaaagatgatgatgacgatgatgtgaAGAATGCAGTTCCAGCACAACAAACCATCGGATTCAGTGTGAAGAATGCAGTTTTGTTCCCTCAAGAGGTGGAGAAAGGAAGATGGCCTGAACATTATTCACTTTCTGACCACGCACGACTAACTGTAGTTTTCTCACCAATTAGAATGCCATGCTCTGATTCCATAACCTGA
- the LOC139885199 gene encoding large ribosomal subunit protein uL6, translated as MKLILSSETMDIPEGVKIKVNAKVIEVEGPRGKLVRSFKHLNLDFHLITEEDGQRKLKIESWFGTRKTSAAIRTALSHVENLITGVTKGYRYKMRFVYAHFPINASITNNNAGIEIRNFLGEKKVRKVDMLEGVTILRSEKVKDELVLDGNDIELVSRSCALINQKCHVKNKDIRKFLDGIYVSEKGTIEQEE; from the exons ATGAAGCTCATTCTGTCTTCCGAGACCATGGACATCCCAGAGGGAGTCAAGATCAAAGTGAATGCTAAGGTGATCGAGGTCGAAGGACCACGTGGCAAGCTCGTTCGTAGCTTCAAGCATCTGAATCTCGATTTCCATCTCATCACCGAGGAAGATGGTCAGAGAAAGCTGAAGATCGAGTCCTGGTTCGGAACTCGCAAGACTAGCGCCGCCATTAGGACTGCGCTCAGCCACGTCGAGAATCTGATCACAGGTGTCACCAAGGGATATCGTTACAAGATGAGGTTTGTGTATGCTCACTTTCCCATCAACGCCTCGATCACTAACAACAACGCTGGGATTGAAATCAGGAACTTCCTTGGCGAGAAGAAG GTCAGGAAGGTCGATATGCTTGAGGGGGTCACTATTTTGCGATCTGAGAAGGTTAAGGATGAGCTTGTTCTGGATGGAAATGATATTGAGCTTGTTTCAAGGTCCTGTGCTTTGATTAACCAG AAATGCCATGTCAAGAACAAAGATATCAGGAAGTTCCTTGACGGTATCTATGTCAGCGAGAAGGGAACCATTGAACAAGAAGAATGA
- the LOC139885200 gene encoding nascent polypeptide-associated complex subunit alpha-like protein 2, giving the protein MSPGPLVEAAELQAVKDLSTEEFENKTNLHDDEPIVEDVDIDEDDDDEDDDDEKEDGTPGVNGSSKQSRSEKKSRKAMLKLGMKAVLGVSRVTIKRTKNVLFSISKPDVFKSPNSETYVIFGEAKIDDLSSQLQTQAAQQFRMPEMGSAMAKPDASAFAPAPIDEEEEEVDESGVEPRDIELVMTQAGVSRSKAVKALEAHDGDIVGAIMELTT; this is encoded by the exons ATGTCTCCCGGTCCCCTTGTTGAAGCAGCCGAGCTCCAAGCCGTAAAGGATCTCTCCACCGAGGAATTTGAGAACAAGACCAACCTTCACGATGATGAACCTATTGTTGAGGACGTCGATATCGACGAAGACGACGACGATGAAGACGACGACGACGAAAAGGAGGATGGAACTCCAG GTGTCAATGGGAGTTCAAAGCAAAGCAGGAGTGAGAAGAAGAGCCGCAAGGCAATGTTGAAGCTGGGCATGAAAGCTGTTCTTGGTGTTAGTAGGGTCACAATCAAGAGAACAAAAAAT GTTCTTTTCTCCATCTCGAAGCCTGATGTTTTCAAGAGCCCCAACTCAGAGACCTATGTGATATTCGGTGAGGCCAAGATAGATGATTTGAGCTCTCAGTTGCAGACACAGGCTGCTCAACAGTTTAGGATGCCTGAGATGGGATCTGCGATGGCCAAACCTGATGCTTCTGCTTTTGCTCCAGCGCCAATCGACgaagaggaagaagaagttgaCGAGAGTGGTGTGGAGCCTCGTGACATTGAATTGGTCATGACACAAGCCGGTGTGTCGAGAAGCAAGGCTGTTAAGGCTCTCGAGGCTCACGATGGAGACATTGTTGGTGCAATCATGGAGCTCACTACCTAG